The following are encoded in a window of bacterium SCSIO 12643 genomic DNA:
- a CDS encoding tyrosine-type recombinase/integrase, with the protein MKYNHQYAITLKHLLIENQKQIGLKFYPNKVIQALIKELPNPKWSNEFGMVYILNNKSNLDKIFEKFRGVAWVNCSHFFINRPIDIENGPIDVNWFRKRTVDKNYRVCPEEYLMKLELKKYSNNTVKTYVKFFEAFINHYKHVNLLSLNENDVRSYLQKLVQENRSNSYLNQAINAIKFYYEVVLEMPNRFYAIERPRKNQVLPKVLSKEDISIIINNTINLKHRCIIGILYSSGLRRSELLNLKISDIDSKRMTIRVEGAKGNKDRYTLLSESLLKDLRVYFKEWKPKKYLFEGLRGGKYSPESVSKVIKNSAKNARVNKQVTPHILRHSFATHLLEAGTDLRYIQTLLGHNSSRTTEIYTHVAISSFKKIKNPLDSIHLE; encoded by the coding sequence ATGAAATATAACCACCAATATGCGATTACTCTTAAACACCTACTGATCGAAAATCAAAAACAAATTGGATTAAAATTCTACCCTAATAAAGTTATTCAAGCTTTAATAAAGGAACTTCCAAATCCTAAATGGAGTAATGAGTTTGGCATGGTCTATATATTAAATAACAAATCTAATTTGGATAAAATATTTGAAAAATTTAGAGGTGTTGCCTGGGTTAATTGCAGTCACTTTTTTATCAATAGACCTATTGACATAGAAAATGGCCCCATTGATGTCAATTGGTTCAGAAAACGTACAGTTGATAAAAATTATAGAGTCTGTCCAGAAGAATATTTAATGAAATTAGAACTAAAGAAATATTCAAACAATACCGTTAAGACATATGTTAAGTTTTTTGAAGCTTTCATTAACCATTATAAACATGTCAATTTGTTAAGTTTAAATGAAAATGATGTGAGATCCTATTTACAGAAACTTGTTCAAGAAAATAGATCAAATAGCTATCTTAATCAAGCCATAAATGCGATCAAGTTTTATTACGAAGTAGTCTTAGAAATGCCTAATAGATTCTACGCAATTGAAAGACCTCGAAAGAATCAAGTACTACCTAAAGTATTAAGTAAAGAAGATATTAGTATCATAATAAATAACACCATCAACTTAAAACACAGATGTATTATAGGTATACTCTATTCTTCAGGTCTGAGAAGAAGCGAATTGTTAAATCTAAAAATATCTGATATTGACAGTAAAAGAATGACCATTAGAGTAGAGGGAGCTAAAGGGAACAAAGACAGATATACATTATTATCTGAATCACTTCTGAAAGACTTGAGAGTTTATTTCAAGGAATGGAAACCAAAAAAATATTTATTCGAAGGGCTACGCGGTGGGAAATATTCTCCCGAAAGCGTATCAAAGGTTATTAAAAATTCAGCAAAAAATGCACGGGTCAACAAACAGGTAACACCACATATTTTAAGACATTCCTTCGCCACTCATTTATTAGAAGCAGGAACAGATTTAAGATATATTCAAACCCTTCTTGGGCACAATAGTAGCAGAACAACCGAAATTTACACACATGTTGCTATAAGTTCATTTAAAAAAATAAAAAATCCTTTAGATTCCATACATTTGGAATAA
- a CDS encoding winged helix-turn-helix transcriptional regulator, translated as MDNNSCIRQQADIEQINRCKDTVSELNESFDYLANGLSLVGNSIRLKILYLLFEEKRLCVCDLSDILGMNISAISQHLRKMKDRNLLETDREAQTIFYSLTAEYEKMLNPFFEILDKNKILETI; from the coding sequence ATGGATAATAACTCTTGCATAAGACAACAAGCCGATATTGAACAAATAAATCGTTGCAAAGACACAGTTTCGGAATTAAACGAATCCTTCGACTATTTAGCAAACGGACTTTCATTAGTCGGAAATAGCATTCGACTGAAAATTCTTTACCTGCTATTTGAAGAAAAAAGACTTTGCGTTTGTGATTTGAGCGATATTCTCGGAATGAATATTTCTGCTATTTCTCAACATTTGAGAAAAATGAAAGACCGAAATCTATTGGAAACCGATAGAGAAGCCCAAACGATTTTTTATTCACTCACGGCTGAATACGAAAAAATGCTAAATCCATTCTTTGAGATACTTGATAAAAACAAAATTTTAGAAACGATATGA